From a region of the Zingiber officinale cultivar Zhangliang chromosome 10B, Zo_v1.1, whole genome shotgun sequence genome:
- the LOC122028614 gene encoding auxin-responsive protein SAUR71-like, protein MKVVRGHVPVLVGKEDGALEKFDVHVRAFKDPCMVTLLELAAQEFGLGHRGVLRIPCDVDHFRRMLEAIYSKCNCCVIHRLVSQF, encoded by the coding sequence ATGAAGGTTGTGAGGGGTCACGTGCCGGTTCTGGTGGGGAAGGAGGATGGGGCGCTGGAGAAGTTCGACGTGCACGTGAGGGCGTTCAAGGACCCGTGCATGGTGACGCTGCTGGAGCTGGCGGCGCAGGAGTTCGGCCTTGGCCACCGGGGAGTTCTTCGTATCCCCTGCGACGTTGATCATTTCCGGCGAATGTTGGAAGCCATCTACTCCAAGTGCAACTGTTGCGTGATACACAGACTCGTCtcacaattttaa